The DNA segment TCTCCAGGAGAGCCTCGACGAACTTCCTTATGGTTGAGGCACCAGGGCTCTTCCTCCTGCCCCCCTCGTAGTCGCTTATGACGGAGGAAGAGACGCCGAGGTATTCCGCCAGCTCAGTCTGGCTGATTCCGAATATCTCGCGCCACTTGCGCATGGTCTTACCAGGGTCGGAGGAGAGGGTTATTTCCCCCGCTATCCTCTTAGCCAAGGCTTCTTTCTCCTTTTCAAGCATGATGAGGAATATTCGTCAATCGTTATAAGCTTTTCGGCAATTGCCTAACACCCTGCCCTCAAGCTTAAAAACTCCCCGCCCTACGCTCCCCGGTGATGGTCATGGCGATATACTTCATAGGCCTCGGTCTTTACGACGAAAAGGACATCACACTCAAAGGACTTGAGGTGGCCAGAAAGTGCGATCTTGTCTTTGCCGAGTTCTATACGTCATTGCTGGCCGGAACAACGCTGGACAGAGTTGAGGAGCTCATTGGAAAGCCTATCAGAAGGCTCAGCAGGGAGGAGGTCGAACTTTACTTCGAGCGCATCGTCCTGAACAAAGCCAGAGAGAAGGATGTGGCCTTTCTGACCGCCGGCGACCCGATGGTGGCGACGACGCACTCCGACCTCAGGATACGGGCCAAGGAGCTAGGAATCGAGAGCTACGTCATCCACGCCCCTAGCATCTACTCGGCGATAGCGATAACCGGACTGCAGATATATAAGTTTGGCAAGAGCGCAACCGTTGCCTACCCCGAGAAGAACTGGTTCCCCACGAGTCACTACGACGTAATCAGGGAGAACCAGGAGAGAGGCCTTCACACGATGCTCTTCCTCGACATAAAGGCCGACCAGAACCGCTACATGACGGCAAACGAGGCGATGGAAATACTCCTCCAGGTGGAAGATATGAAGAAGGAAAACGTCTTCACCCCGGACACGCTGGTAGTGGTTCTTGCGAGGGCTGGCTCGCTGAACCCGACGCTTAAAGCCGGCTACGTTCGGGACATGATCAAGGAAGACTTCGGGAGACAGCCCCACGTTATGGTCGTTCCGGGCAGGCTCCACGTAGTCGAGGCAGAGTACCTGGTGGCCTTCGCGGGGGCTCCTAAAGAGATACTCGACGAAACTTAGCGAAAGCTTTATATTTTCCCCTCCGCCCACTAATTCCGGGAAGGGCCCGTGGTCTAGCCTGGTTATGACGCCGCCCTCACACGGCGGAGGTCCGGGGTTCGAACCCCCGCGGGCCCACCAGTTACAAACTTTTCTGGCGAAAAGTTTGATCAAAAGGTCGTGATTCCTTTTGAGTGGCTAAATTTTTAGTGGGTTTTTCAGTGGTCGGATTGTACTTTGGATTCATTGTCAAAAGAGCGTTCTTTAACGGGTTCGACTTCAACTCGCGCTCCGAAGGAGCGCTAAAAAGCCCGAACCCATTTTAGACGCGTAGGCCAAAAGAATCCCAAACAGAACTGCCAATTCAAGTGAAAACCTCCTAAACAGCAATCCACGAAAGAATCACAAACTTTGATGAAACTTTGCGCAGGCAAAGTTTCAGCGCTGGCGGAAAAATGACATGCAATTCTAAAAACGCTTGTTGATCTGATAGCGTTTCACTCCCAACAATGTCAAATGACAAGGCTTGATATTAAACCCTCATTCACCTGCGGATTTCAGAATTCATGCTTGATTTTCCCAAAGCTGGCTTGGTTGGCAAAGTTCTAGGGGTGTGGGGGCGTTAGCCCCCCAGCAAGCTTTGCGCAAGCAAAGCTTGACCAAAAAGTTCCGACTGCCCAAGAGGGGCTTGAAGATGTTGCATGCATTGTTAAGCGGGAGGTTTGTTTGGGGTTTACTTTCATGAGAGCCCATTGGAATGAGGTTTGCTCAAAAACAGCGCCCGAAGGGCGCTAAGGAGAAGAAACCCTTATCACGAGGATGGAGTTTAAAGCAAACCCTTAAATTAGGTTAGCACCTCTAAAAGGCATGCCATTTTTGATGAAACTTTTCTCCAGAAAAGTTTCTTAACGTGGGGTGAAACCCCACCTCGGGGGTTTGAGAGTACAGAGAGATAAGGGGGCGGAGCCCCCTTGTCTTTCGTTGTGGCGGGCCGGGCGGGATTTGAACCCGCGACCTTCGGCTCCGGAGGCCGACGCCCTGTCCCGACTAGGCCACCGGCCCACGCCCATAGGTATTCCCCGGGTGAATTTAAAAACCTAATCACTGCTTTTGATGTACCGAACTATACATTAAAGCATCAAAAAGCACAAAAACTTTTTAGCTTAGGCGCCCTACATAGAACAAGGAAGAGGAGGAGTGATACCATGCGGCCCCACGAATTCAAGCTCACCGAGGAGGGTATAAAGGCTGTTCTTCCGCCCCTTGAGGCTGAGATAATGGAACACATGTGGAGGGTCAAGGTGGCAACGGCGGGACAGGTCTATGAGTACATGAAGGTGAAACATCCGGACATAAGGCGCTCCACCATAAGCATCCTCATGAACCGTCTGTGCGAGCGCGGACTTCTCAAGAGGAGCGTTGAGAAGGGAAGGGGTGGAATGAGATACGTGTACTCCATAACCACCACGAGAGAAGAGTTCGAAGAGAGGGTCGTCCAGAGCATCTTGGACGCTCTCATGACGAACTTCAAGGAGGCGACCTACGCCTACCTCTCCAGAATTAAGAAGTGATGGGAAATGCTGTTCATTATCATGGCCCTCGAAGTCATACTGGCCGTGATAGCCCTTAAAGAGCTGGGTCTCAGGATAGCTTTGGCTGCCTTCGGCTCCATACTTCTCCTGTACTTCTGGGTCTCAACCAAGGACGTTAAGGGCAGCTACCTGACGCTTCAGAGGAGCGAAATTCCATGGCTCTACGACGGCATAGCGGAGATGGCCAAAAAGGCAGGGCTCCCAATGCCCAGGGTGTACATCCTGGACGACTACATACCCAACGCATACTCCTTCAAGAACACGATAGTCCTTTCCCTGGGGCTTTTTGAGGTTCTCGACAGCGACGAGATACTCGCCGTTGCCGCCCACGAGCTCGGCCACATAAAGAACGGAGACACAAAGATATTCCCCGTGCTCGCCTACGGCAGATTCCTTATGATGGTGTTCACTGGAGTGCTCATACTTCTCGCCCATACATCGGCCGTTACAGTAGCGGCCCTCTTCCTCTACGCCCTCTATGAGGTCGCCAGGGCCAATTTCCTTAAGAGCAGAGAGTTCCAGGCGGATGAAACAGCGCTCAGACTGCTGGACGTGCCGATGAGCCTCAAACACGCCCTCGAAGAGCTCAAGTACTACGAAGACCTGAGGGTTGGCGTCAGACTGAGTGCCCTGCCTAGCATAGAGCCAGCGATAGAGAGAAAGCAGAAGCCTGCGATAATAGAGACCCACCCAAGCTATGACGAGAGGATATTTAGGATACTCGTGGAGATTAACGGCAACAACATGTTCAACCAGCGCGTGCAGTGATGCCCTATGGGGATTGAGATAGTACTCGACAGGGAAAAGGCCGAGAGAATAAAGCGCATAAGGCCGACTAAAGACGAGTATTTCATGCTTATCGCAAAGCTCGTCTCGCTTAGGGCCACCTGTCCCCGTCTCAGGGTAGGTGCCGTCGCTGTCAAAGACGGCTACATCCTCGCTACCGGCTACAACGGTGCACCTAGGGGCATGGAGCACTGCATTGATGTGGGGTGCCTCATCGTCGACGGCCACTGTCACAGAGCCGTCCATGCAGAGCAGAACGTCATAGCGATGGCGGCCAGAAAGGGCATAAGCCTCGAAGGAGCGACGCTCTACGTCACCCACTTCCCCTGCGACATCTGCTTCAAGATAGTCATAAACGCCGGAATAAAGGAGATAGTCTACGAGGAGATGTACCCCAACGAGGCAACGGAGATTCTGCTCAGAGAGGCGCAGGAGAAAGGAATAGTCAAGATAAGACAGTTCAAGCTTTCAAAGGAAAGGGTGCAGGCATTCCTGGAGGAGCTTTTCGGCGAGTTCGTGGATTAGAGCTTTTTGTTTATCTCTTCAAGCCTTCTGTTTATCTCCTCCATCTCAATTGCTATTCTCCTAGTCAGCTCCGTTATCTCCCTCTCTGTTCTGTCCACCGCAACGTAGACCTTCAATATCAGGAGGTACGACAGGCCTATCGCAATGACAAACAGCGCATCGAGGCCCCTCCCAAGACCGAGGAGCCTCCGTATCTCGTTGGCCATTTCCAGGGGAAATATCGCCACTATCAGAAGCCCCAGGAGGATAACCTCCCAAAAGAGAAAATCACCCCACTCAAACTCCTTCTTTCCGTACTTGCCCAGCACGTAGAGCATCAGGGCCAGCACAACAACTATAGCCATGTACTGAACGGCATACATGGTCATCACCTCAGTTTATCAAACAGCAGGTTGAGGGCTATTTTAACACCCTCCAGGATGTTCGTCCCCTTTTTCATGGAGTACTCGGTGTACACAGCTTGGATTGGCACTTCAACAACGCGACAACGGTTTCTGGAGACCTCAATGATTATCTCGCTCGAAACCGCGTAGCGGTCGCAGGTTATCCTTATTTTGGCGGCGCAATCCCTGCTGAAGCATCTCAGCCCGCTCTGACTGTCGCTGACGTATTTTCTCGCAAAAACGGCCGTTATAGCGTCGAGGACAAAGTTTCCAAAGCGCTTCACAAAGGGCATCTGGCTGGTGTCGCCCTTGAGCCTCGAACCAACGGCAAAGTCCGCCCTCCCCTCGGCGACGGGCTTCATAACCCTCAGGGCGTCGCTCACGAGGTGCTGACCGTCGGCATCGAAGGTGATGATAAGCCGGGCGTTCCTTCTGAGGGAATAGGTTATCCCTGTGCCAAGGGCACCGCCGAGACCGCGGTTGACCAGGTGTGTGAGGACATGGACGCCCTTCGAGCGGGCTATCTCCCGGGTTCTGTCACGGGAGCCGTCGTTGACGACGACTATCTCATCCCGCCTGAAGTAGCGGAGCAGGTCATCGAGGACAGCACCTATGGTCATCTCTTCATTGTAGGCCGGCACAACAACGTAAGTGCTTAGAAGGTTTTCCAGGAGTCCAAGGAGTCCCCCCATGTCCTCAACCTCAAAATCCGGGGTGGAGTCAACTGAAAAGCTCATCCTCCCGGCGGTGTGACCCGTTATCATAACGCTCAACGCACCGAGCTCCCTGGCCGGGAGTATGTCGTAGCCGTGGTCGCCAACCACCAATACCTTGGTCGGTTCAAGGCCAAAGGCCTCGATTATCCGCCGAAGCTGTCCGGGGTTAGGCTTGAGGTCATCCGGCGGAACATCGTCACGGGTGGAGACAACCTCAAAATAGCCACTCACTCCATGCATCTCCAGCGCCTTAAGGGCCGCCTTCCGGGAGCTCCGGGTCATTATCGCCATTTTGACGTCCCTTTCCCTCAGAAAGTCCAGGACTTCCAGGACCCCCTCAAAAAGAAAACTGTCCCTCATCCTCTCGGACTCAAGCTCAACAAGGACAGCGTAGAGCTCCTCGAAGTCCCTTCCCGTCTCGCGGGATATTCTCAGCAGGTTCTCGTACATCGGCGTCATGTCACCGATTATCTCCTTAGGGATTCCCATCTCAACGAGCCGGGATTTGAGCTCCTCCTTAATTTCAGCAAAGGGCTTAGGTGCACCGACCAGCGTTCCGTCAAGGTCAAAGACCACCAGTTTCACGTCCATGTTCTCACCGAAGGATTTATTTTTGGCTTGTTCTAAGGGGATTGGGTGTCTAAGATATGATAGCGGCCGCTCCGCTTATAGGTTTAACCCTAACGCTCATCCTCACCCCCTACATAGCCGGAAGAATGAAGAGGGCTGGAATCACGGGGAGGGACATACACAAGATGAACCAACCGGAAGTAGCGGAGATGGGGGGTATGGCAGTTCTTCTCACCATTCCCATAGCGCTCTCACCCTTTATGGACGAGAAAATCATGGGGGTTCTCACGGTCTTTCTGCTCTTCGGAGTCGCTGGAATCATAGACGACCTGACGAACCTGAGACAGCTCCACAAGGTCTTTCTATCGCTCTTGGTCTCAGTCCCGGTGGCGTTTTTCGGCATCGCGCCCGAGGTTGATCTCTTCGGCTACACCCTCAATCTGGGGGTTCTGTATCCCGTTTTCGCGGTGCTCTTCGTCACAGGCTCGGCAAACCTGGTGAACATGCTCGCTGGGTTCAACGGGCTGGAGGTGGGGACTTCCACCATAATCCTTGGAATTCTGGCCCTGATAACCGACGGAAATGCCAGGCTCATTGCACTGACCGGGATGGGGGCCGCGTTGGGCTTTCTGTGGTGGAACCGCTATCCAGCGAGAGTCTTCCCGGGCGATACAGGAACCTTAAGCCTGGGCGCGCTGATAGGGCTGGTTGCCTTGACAGGAAAGGTGGAGGCCTACGCGGCGCTTCTCCTTCTGCCGCACTTCCTGGACTTCGCCATAAAGGCAGTGGGTGTTCGCTTCGGTGTACGGAGGCACGGAAGAACGACTGTACTGCCAGACGGAACGCTTCGGGCGCCGCCGTATCCCAGCTTCCTGGGGATAATAATGAGAAAAGTCAGGGTCACCGAGCCCAGGCTTGTGGCCATTGTATGGCTGATCGAACTCACTCTTGGCCTTCTCGTTTGGGCTCTTCATCAATTACTTTGACCATTCCAAAGCCGTAGCGGGTCTTTTCTCCAAAGCCGTTCTCGTAGCCGAAGCGGGCTATCTCCGGAGAGCCGTGGTAGCGGAATATCATGAGGGAGCCGCGGTAGTAGGTGTCTCTGACGAGAATCCTGACGGGCTTAAACTTGATAACGTCAATGGCAAAGTCCTTCTCCTCGGGCATCGTGCCCATTATCGCCGAATACCTCATCAGCATTACCTTGCGTAGCTTATCAAAGAAGGCCTCCTCGCTTGGGTAGAGATCCCATATCTTCATCCTGTTGCCGCTGAGCTTGACCGTCCTGACCATTATTGGACTAAGCGTTGAGAAGAGCGCCCCCTCCTTTATGCGGGGTTCCTTGAGTATCTTTATATCGTCCGCTATGAAAGCCGAATCGCCCAGCTGGAGAACCGGGCTGTCTATGAATCCCTCCACAACGGCCTTTATGAGCTCGCTGGAAGATGAAGAGACATAGAGAGAAACGTCATCTGAAAGAACCCTTATCCCCCTATCCGGAATCAGCTCACGCTTTCTGACCATTATACGGGAGAAGGTAAAGTAGTCAACGTGACTTACCTCAGCCTCGTGGGCGATCTCGGGAGATACTATGGCCATTTTCTCAAGAAGCTGAACGTAAACATCGTAGTTATAATTGAAGGGAAGAATTGTGCCCTCCTTTGCGGGCCTGAACTTTATCTCGACTCTCATTACATCCCACCCCTGTGCTATAACCCCCTTATAATTGGCACTCGAAGTTAATAAGAATTTCGCAAATAAACCACGCATCCATTACTTCAAAATTAAGTCAGGAAAAATCCGCACGTCTCGTACCAAAGGTATATAAAGCCGGGTGCCCCAAAGAATACATGGAAAGGATAGAGTTAAAAAGGCCCTTCTACACAGTCTGCATTGTGAGAGGTGAAAATTATGAGCGTTGAAGACGTTGGTGTTAAACCATCGAACGAGTACGATGATTACATCATGTACCTCAAGAGGAGGATCAGGCAGCTTGAACTCCAAGTGAGAACCCTGGAAGCCGACAAGGAGAGGCTGGAGAGGGAACTCTCACGCATGAGGATGGAGATGTCCCGGCTGAGACAGCCCCCAGCCTTTGCGGGTATGCTCCTTGAGGTACTCGACGAGGACAGGGCGATAGTCCAGAACTACAACGGACCGCGCTTTGTAGTCCGGATTGCACCCTGGATAGAGAGGGACAGACTGAAACCAGGTTCGAGGGTTGCCCTCGATCAGAGAACCATGGCCATAGTTGAACTCCTTCCCAGCGAGAAGGACCCGAGCGTATTGGGCTTTGAAGTCATTGAGAGGCCAGAGGTCAGCTACAAGGATATCGGCGGTCTGGACAGACAGCTCCAGGAGCTTAGAGAGGCCGTCGAGCTTCCGCTCAGGCACCCGGAGCTCTTTGAAACGGTGGGGATTGAACCGCCGAAGGGGGTACTCCTCTACGGCCCGCCGGGATGTGGAAAGACGCTCATGGCGAAGGCCCTTGCCCACGAGGTCAACGCTACATTCATAAAGGTCGTCGGCAGCGAGCTGGTAAGGAAGTTCATAGGCGAAGGGGCAAGGCTCGTCCACGAGCTCTTTGAGCTGGCCAAGGAGAAGGCACCTACAATAATATTCATTGACGAGATAGACGCCATCGGGGCGAAGAGAATGGACGAGACGACCGGTGGGGAGAGGGAAGTCAACAGAACCCTCATGCAGCTTCTGGCTGAGATGGACGGCTTCGACCCAAGGGGCAATGTTAAGGTAATAGCCGCCACCAACAGGCCGGACATCCTTGACCCGGCACTTCTCAGGCCCGGACGCTTCGACAGACTTATTGAGGTTCCTCTTCCGGACTTCAAAGGCAGGCTGGAGATACTCAAGGTTCACACGAGGAAGATGAACCTCAGGGACGTCGACCTGCGCGTCATAGCCGAGCTGACGGAGGGGGCCAGCGGAGCAGACCTGAAGGCCATAGCCACCGAGGCAGGGATGTTTGCCATAAGGGCGAGGCGTGAGTACATCACCCAGGACGACTTCCTCAAGGCAATAGAGAAAGTTTTCGGGGCAGAGCAGAGGCTCGCCCAGCAGATAGCCATGCACGAGGTCATGTACGGCTGATCTCTCTCTTTTCCAGCTTTTCTTCCACCCGGATTATCCCCCACGCCATCAGGTACATCAGGGGTATCGACAGAAACGCCCTCTCATAACCAAAGCCGTCGATGAGGAGTCCAACGAAGTACGGGCCGACGGTTGCACCAAAGAACCCGACCATGTTGACGAAGCCCATGACTGAACCGAGGTTCTCTCCGGTGGCCTTTTCCGACGTGTAGGCGGTGACTATGGCGCCTACCGAATAGAAAGCCAGCCCCAAGGGGATTATGACCCACGGGGAGGCCGTTAAGGCAAGGATCAGCGTGAGGAATGCGTTGAGACCGAAGACCACCGCTATGCTCCTCCTCCCGATTCTGTCGTAGAGGCCGCCGCCGAAGAGAGAACCTGCGATCCCTATGACGGATAGAAGGGAGAACAGCCAAGAGGCCGTTTCGAAGGAAACGCCTGCGCTCACCAGGAAAGAGACCAGGAAGGTGAGAAGCCCAAAGAACGCGGCAAGGACTATGAAGTTCGCCGTACTGAGCAGGAAAACGTTCCGGGGAATCGAGAACTTAACGCGAGACGGCTTTGAGACCTCGCCCCTGACCGCAAAGGTAAGGGCTATTCCAGTCACCAAGCTCATTGCCGAGAGCGCCAGAAAGGCGTAGCGCCATTCAAGTCTCAGGGCGATGGGGACGGCTATAATGGGTGCTATCCCGCTGCCGACGGGCGGGCCGACCATGAAAACGCCCAGAGCGGAGCCCTTTCTCTCCCGATAGACCTCGCTTATCAGCGCCGTTGCCGGGGCATAATACAGACCCGAGAAAAGGCCGTAAAGAGCCCTAACAGCGAGAAGCTCCCAGTATTCCCGGGCAAAGATTATGAGCGCGGACGAGAGCGAGTAGCCGATTATGCTGAGAACAAGGAGCCTCTTCCTCCCAAAGCGGTCGCCGATGTATCCGGCCGGAACCTGAATGATGGCGTAGGGGAGCAGAAGGGCGGTCATCAAAAGCCCGGCCTCGGCGTTGTTTATCCCCAGCTCGGCCTTTATCATCGGAATGAGGGGAGGGATTGCCATCCTGTGGGCGTAGTTAAAGATCCAGCCGAGCGAGACTAACAGTAAAAGCCTCTTCCGCATGGTTTCGATAAAGGGCTAAGCGTTTAAAAGTATGTCGCCAAGCCAACTAGGTTTATAAGTCCCAGCCCGGAACGGACTTCAGGGAGGGAGCGATGGTAAGCAAGCTACTGGCACTGGAGGCATACCCCAACCTCCGCGACCTGGACTTCAGGGTACTCAGAGGAGTAGAGCTGAACATGCGCCACCACAGATGGGTGCCCCTGGAGGATATAGCCAGATTCGCGAGGGTTGACGTTGAAACTGCATCCTTCAGACTTGGCAAGCTCGACGACATGTCCCTCGTCAGGAGGCGGAGCGACATAGGCTACATCGGCTACCAGCTCACGATACACGGCTACGACGTTCTGGCGATAAGGGCGCTGGCGAAGAAGGGCGTTGTTGAAGCTATAAGCACGGCACAGATAGGCGTTGGAAAGGACGCAGATGTGTACGTGGGAGTAACGCCGGCCGGAGAGAAGGTCGCCGTCAAGTTCAACCGCATAGGCGGCAGGACCGCCTCAAGAAAGGCTGCCTATCACGGGGATGTGTTCGCCAACAAAAGGCACACGAGCTGGCTCTACGTCTCAAGGCTCATAGCGAAGAAGGAGTATGAGGCGCTGACCCTGCTGAGCCCGATAGCCAGCGTTCCGAGGCCGGTAGCATGGAACAGGCACGTGGTCGTCATGGAGTTCATAGACGGGACCGAGCTGGCGGAGCTCCGCGACACCGACCTCTCCAGGGAGGAAGCTGGGGAGATACTCGACATGGTCCTGGACGAGTACATCAAGATAGTCCGCTTCGGCATCGTTCACTCGGATATGAGCGAGTTCAACGTCGTTCTGACTCACGGCGGGGGCGTTCTCATAATAGACTGGGCCCAGTACGTTACAACCGCCCGCCCGGAGAGTTACGAGCTCCTCAGGCGAGATATAAGGGTGCTCCTCAACGCCTTCAGGAGAAGATGGCGCGTGGAGAAGAGGTTTGAAGATGTGTGGCCGGGCTTTGAAAAGGCCTGGCGTGAGAGCCGGGGTGAGGGATGATGGTGATAAAATACGAACCTATGAAGGTACGGGAAAAGATAATGAGGCTCTTCCGGGAGGCTATAGAGGCTGAAAACGCCAGAGACCTTGAGAGGGCAAAGAAAAAGCTCGACGAGATAATGGAGCTGGCCAAAGAGGAGGAGCCGGAGTTCTACTTCGAGGCATGCTTCAGGCTCGCGGAGATTT comes from the Thermococcus thioreducens genome and includes:
- the dph5 gene encoding diphthine synthase codes for the protein MAIYFIGLGLYDEKDITLKGLEVARKCDLVFAEFYTSLLAGTTLDRVEELIGKPIRRLSREEVELYFERIVLNKAREKDVAFLTAGDPMVATTHSDLRIRAKELGIESYVIHAPSIYSAIAITGLQIYKFGKSATVAYPEKNWFPTSHYDVIRENQERGLHTMLFLDIKADQNRYMTANEAMEILLQVEDMKKENVFTPDTLVVVLARAGSLNPTLKAGYVRDMIKEDFGRQPHVMVVPGRLHVVEAEYLVAFAGAPKEILDET
- a CDS encoding BlaI/MecI/CopY family transcriptional regulator — its product is MRPHEFKLTEEGIKAVLPPLEAEIMEHMWRVKVATAGQVYEYMKVKHPDIRRSTISILMNRLCERGLLKRSVEKGRGGMRYVYSITTTREEFEERVVQSILDALMTNFKEATYAYLSRIKK
- a CDS encoding M48 family metallopeptidase, with the protein product MLFIIMALEVILAVIALKELGLRIALAAFGSILLLYFWVSTKDVKGSYLTLQRSEIPWLYDGIAEMAKKAGLPMPRVYILDDYIPNAYSFKNTIVLSLGLFEVLDSDEILAVAAHELGHIKNGDTKIFPVLAYGRFLMMVFTGVLILLAHTSAVTVAALFLYALYEVARANFLKSREFQADETALRLLDVPMSLKHALEELKYYEDLRVGVRLSALPSIEPAIERKQKPAIIETHPSYDERIFRILVEINGNNMFNQRVQ
- a CDS encoding deoxycytidylate deaminase, translating into MGIEIVLDREKAERIKRIRPTKDEYFMLIAKLVSLRATCPRLRVGAVAVKDGYILATGYNGAPRGMEHCIDVGCLIVDGHCHRAVHAEQNVIAMAARKGISLEGATLYVTHFPCDICFKIVINAGIKEIVYEEMYPNEATEILLREAQEKGIVKIRQFKLSKERVQAFLEELFGEFVD
- a CDS encoding DUF2304 domain-containing protein, which encodes MYAVQYMAIVVVLALMLYVLGKYGKKEFEWGDFLFWEVILLGLLIVAIFPLEMANEIRRLLGLGRGLDALFVIAIGLSYLLILKVYVAVDRTEREITELTRRIAIEMEEINRRLEEINKKL
- a CDS encoding glycosyltransferase; this translates as MDVKLVVFDLDGTLVGAPKPFAEIKEELKSRLVEMGIPKEIIGDMTPMYENLLRISRETGRDFEELYAVLVELESERMRDSFLFEGVLEVLDFLRERDVKMAIMTRSSRKAALKALEMHGVSGYFEVVSTRDDVPPDDLKPNPGQLRRIIEAFGLEPTKVLVVGDHGYDILPARELGALSVMITGHTAGRMSFSVDSTPDFEVEDMGGLLGLLENLLSTYVVVPAYNEEMTIGAVLDDLLRYFRRDEIVVVNDGSRDRTREIARSKGVHVLTHLVNRGLGGALGTGITYSLRRNARLIITFDADGQHLVSDALRVMKPVAEGRADFAVGSRLKGDTSQMPFVKRFGNFVLDAITAVFARKYVSDSQSGLRCFSRDCAAKIRITCDRYAVSSEIIIEVSRNRCRVVEVPIQAVYTEYSMKKGTNILEGVKIALNLLFDKLR
- a CDS encoding MraY family glycosyltransferase, with the protein product MIAAAPLIGLTLTLILTPYIAGRMKRAGITGRDIHKMNQPEVAEMGGMAVLLTIPIALSPFMDEKIMGVLTVFLLFGVAGIIDDLTNLRQLHKVFLSLLVSVPVAFFGIAPEVDLFGYTLNLGVLYPVFAVLFVTGSANLVNMLAGFNGLEVGTSTIILGILALITDGNARLIALTGMGAALGFLWWNRYPARVFPGDTGTLSLGALIGLVALTGKVEAYAALLLLPHFLDFAIKAVGVRFGVRRHGRTTVLPDGTLRAPPYPSFLGIIMRKVRVTEPRLVAIVWLIELTLGLLVWALHQLL
- the cas6 gene encoding CRISPR-associated endoribonuclease Cas6, encoding MRVEIKFRPAKEGTILPFNYNYDVYVQLLEKMAIVSPEIAHEAEVSHVDYFTFSRIMVRKRELIPDRGIRVLSDDVSLYVSSSSSELIKAVVEGFIDSPVLQLGDSAFIADDIKILKEPRIKEGALFSTLSPIMVRTVKLSGNRMKIWDLYPSEEAFFDKLRKVMLMRYSAIMGTMPEEKDFAIDVIKFKPVRILVRDTYYRGSLMIFRYHGSPEIARFGYENGFGEKTRYGFGMVKVIDEEPKREGQE
- a CDS encoding proteasome-activating nucleotidase gives rise to the protein MSVEDVGVKPSNEYDDYIMYLKRRIRQLELQVRTLEADKERLERELSRMRMEMSRLRQPPAFAGMLLEVLDEDRAIVQNYNGPRFVVRIAPWIERDRLKPGSRVALDQRTMAIVELLPSEKDPSVLGFEVIERPEVSYKDIGGLDRQLQELREAVELPLRHPELFETVGIEPPKGVLLYGPPGCGKTLMAKALAHEVNATFIKVVGSELVRKFIGEGARLVHELFELAKEKAPTIIFIDEIDAIGAKRMDETTGGEREVNRTLMQLLAEMDGFDPRGNVKVIAATNRPDILDPALLRPGRFDRLIEVPLPDFKGRLEILKVHTRKMNLRDVDLRVIAELTEGASGADLKAIATEAGMFAIRARREYITQDDFLKAIEKVFGAEQRLAQQIAMHEVMYG
- a CDS encoding MFS transporter; protein product: MRKRLLLLVSLGWIFNYAHRMAIPPLIPMIKAELGINNAEAGLLMTALLLPYAIIQVPAGYIGDRFGRKRLLVLSIIGYSLSSALIIFAREYWELLAVRALYGLFSGLYYAPATALISEVYRERKGSALGVFMVGPPVGSGIAPIIAVPIALRLEWRYAFLALSAMSLVTGIALTFAVRGEVSKPSRVKFSIPRNVFLLSTANFIVLAAFFGLLTFLVSFLVSAGVSFETASWLFSLLSVIGIAGSLFGGGLYDRIGRRSIAVVFGLNAFLTLILALTASPWVIIPLGLAFYSVGAIVTAYTSEKATGENLGSVMGFVNMVGFFGATVGPYFVGLLIDGFGYERAFLSIPLMYLMAWGIIRVEEKLEKREISRT
- a CDS encoding serine/threonine-protein kinase RIO2, encoding MVSKLLALEAYPNLRDLDFRVLRGVELNMRHHRWVPLEDIARFARVDVETASFRLGKLDDMSLVRRRSDIGYIGYQLTIHGYDVLAIRALAKKGVVEAISTAQIGVGKDADVYVGVTPAGEKVAVKFNRIGGRTASRKAAYHGDVFANKRHTSWLYVSRLIAKKEYEALTLLSPIASVPRPVAWNRHVVVMEFIDGTELAELRDTDLSREEAGEILDMVLDEYIKIVRFGIVHSDMSEFNVVLTHGGGVLIIDWAQYVTTARPESYELLRRDIRVLLNAFRRRWRVEKRFEDVWPGFEKAWRESRGEG